Genomic DNA from Phaeobacter porticola:
TGGGCGCCAATGCCAGCGACATCTCCAGATCGCCGGGATCAATCGCCCCTGCGCCAACCAATGTCACCGGCTTAAGTCGTTCAACAATCAGTTCTTTCATGCCAAGATTACTCGCAGAAAAGGAAACAGACCACAATCTGAACACAAAATGATACGATCAATGGCACGGATTCGGGCGGAATTTGACCCCCTACGCCATCAGTGTGCATGGCAATGACTTTGGCGAGGACACCTATCCGATGGTACAAAATAACAAGGTTCTGACGGTCTCATACGGGACTTTTTCCTGCACATTGGAAGGGTTCGACGATTCATTTGGCACGATGAAGGCGATTGCAGAGTATTTCCGTGATCTGGCTTCGGATGACCGGTATTTCGGGGCCGAACCACCGCAGCCCGACGCAGAGATGCTGGCCCGCATCGCCCAGCGCGAAGTCGCCCGCCAAGTCGAGGCCCGCACTAGCGCCGATGGTATCCACCTGCGGGCGGCCACCTTGTCAGCGCCAGATTCGACGCCAGAGACCGTGCAGCCACGGCAACCAACCCCCGGCACACCGGAGCGCCACCGCGCAACAGGCGCGTTGTCCTCGCCCGAAGCCGCCGCCCCGGTGTCCGCCGCAGAACCGACAGAAACTGTGGCACCTGCCGCCGAACCCGCGCAGTCCCCCGCCCCCAAACCGCTGGCCCAGGTTGCACTGCAGCCGATCCGCCAGTCCGCCCCCGCCGCGATCAAAGCTCCCAAACATTTTGTGGTGCCAGCACCGGGCACGGCACCCGACACCACCGAAACAACGACCCAGCCGATTGCCAAGCCGACAGAAACCACCCCCCCTGTTGCGGAGGTGGCAGCGCAGCGCGACGAGAAATCCGCAACAGCCGAGAGCATCGCCGCCAAGCTGCGCCGGATCCGCGCTGTTGTGGCTCAAACCCCAACCGATGAATTCAACGAAGATCAGCATGCCGAACAGGTGCGCGAAGACGCCGTAAAAGAGATCACCAACGCATTGTCTGCGGATCACGACGCGGTCGGGGTCGATCAGCAGGATCTTGACGAAGATCAGCGCGACAGTGATGAGGCGATTGCCGATGCATTGAACCGCCTCGACCTTGGCGGCAGTGCACCCGCCCCGGTTCCAAATGTTCCCGAAGGAGCTGTGGAGTTCTTTGCCGACAGTGCCGCGCCAAAGACCAAGGAAGACGCCCTCGACGACCAGCCTGATCAGGACGAAACAGCGGACCGGCTCACCGAGGTCGCCGCGGACGACGACAGTTCGCAACTCGCCCCCCAATCCGACGACGCACAATCTGATGATCCGGTACAGGACACCGCCGCAGCCCTACCAAAAGACGAGGATCCACAACCGCGCAAGCGTGGTCGGGTGCTGCGTGTCAAACGCCGCGAGTTTGATGCCGCCATGGCCAAAGGCAACCTGGAAGAAGTGAGTGACACTGCCCAGGGCGCGACAAAGGCCAGCACCACCGAAGAGGCAACTCCCCAGCAAGACGTCACAAAAGACAGCCCCCTCACCGAGACTGCTCCGCGTCAGCCCGCGGTCAAAAGCAGCCTGTCCCCCGATGACGAGGCAGAACTGCTGGCAGAGCTGGCCGCCGTCGAGGCCGATTTGCTCGGCACCGATCATTATGACGAGATGGCCGACGATTTCGACGATGACGACGACCTGCAGCTTGACGCCGAAACCGCGCCGGCAGCTGCCGCTCTCCACGCACCAGTCCAGACGCCCGCGCCGGCTTCCCAGGCCACCAAACCAATCAGCACCCCAGCCGAGGCTGCGGCCTCTGTCGCGCCGCAAGCCCGCGACAAACGCGGGGCCACCAGCACCGCAGACAGTGATATCGCCCGGTTGATGGCTGCCACCGACGAACGTTTGGATGATCCGGAAAATACCACCTCTCGCGAAACCTACAGCCAATTGCGCGCCGTCATGGCCGCAGCCTC
This window encodes:
- a CDS encoding chemotaxis protein CheA, with the protein product MVQNNKVLTVSYGTFSCTLEGFDDSFGTMKAIAEYFRDLASDDRYFGAEPPQPDAEMLARIAQREVARQVEARTSADGIHLRAATLSAPDSTPETVQPRQPTPGTPERHRATGALSSPEAAAPVSAAEPTETVAPAAEPAQSPAPKPLAQVALQPIRQSAPAAIKAPKHFVVPAPGTAPDTTETTTQPIAKPTETTPPVAEVAAQRDEKSATAESIAAKLRRIRAVVAQTPTDEFNEDQHAEQVREDAVKEITNALSADHDAVGVDQQDLDEDQRDSDEAIADALNRLDLGGSAPAPVPNVPEGAVEFFADSAAPKTKEDALDDQPDQDETADRLTEVAADDDSSQLAPQSDDAQSDDPVQDTAAALPKDEDPQPRKRGRVLRVKRREFDAAMAKGNLEEVSDTAQGATKASTTEEATPQQDVTKDSPLTETAPRQPAVKSSLSPDDEAELLAELAAVEADLLGTDHYDEMADDFDDDDDLQLDAETAPAAAALHAPVQTPAPASQATKPISTPAEAAASVAPQARDKRGATSTADSDIARLMAATDERLDDPENTTSRETYSQLRAVMAAASAERSAGGALENNDDAQVYRDDLASVVRPRRPEARAASAEGADQRPAKPASRPAPLKLVQEQRIDDADTGSATPVRPRRVSAAILAEDTPRDADGEGGFTAYVEKTGAVELSELLEAAAAYMSFVERRDHFSRPQLMNKVRGVDGAEFNREDGLRSFGQLLREGKIERADNGRFTASGQIGFQPGNRAAG